The following coding sequences are from one Palaemon carinicauda isolate YSFRI2023 unplaced genomic scaffold, ASM3689809v2 scaffold186, whole genome shotgun sequence window:
- the LOC137635861 gene encoding uncharacterized protein: MGWGSLSHQTIHESPKYSSTDKYKILLRCLKGPARRLAGNRIWTEDLYERTIANLIQEYESLDLDHHLLRKKLFSVSPLVNDGPDLRRFLMEWNNSEEEYVQVTKASLSEDLLEHAILSKLNPTLLETVYRHYNSTSVSLKELKDGLYEHARTKELAKLLTEPNKDRLPVKPSNSEVNSNSTMKLAKPFPRPTSGALKPKTPSIPTHNPAKPTQKHAPEPARAPPLADNSVRFKCLFCDHDGHSSTKCPWFLDSNSQLMLLNQLGRCTKCLSTQHVARDCTAHASSKNCKRGHKLPLCHNILTVGHQPDGLKADPPSVQLNHIASSESEQTNQVNEINPAVLPAFNGDLVNGKLEHFTRVFLDCSTQRTFVFRLNLFNMDKPPQCPDLVQFNLKIGRCKQKVVAIINPNMGKNIRTPGYTHAVRTLEASGLRLTDRQPDDNATGIEIILGANYLPRLLKRTCNIKGVNLLSTLSGYVVWGELPDWSRKGKEPLEVDSLSLTLNRISVTDPVGVEPLVENLWKLDAVGISNKPFSHLEAQPVDLFKRTTRYANGRYTVQLPFKSDSRLEINFGKAFAQLMSVKYLRTLSYSSNTRPFLMST, translated from the coding sequence ATGGGTTGGGGGAGCCTGTCCCATCAAACCATACACGAGTCTCCCAAATATTCCTCaacggataagtacaagatccttttacGCTGCCTAAAAGGACCGGCCCGGCGTCTTGCTGGAAATAGGATCTGGACAGAGGATTTGTACGAGAGGACCATTGCTAACCtcatccaggagtacgaatccctTGATCTTGACCatcatttgctgcgtaagaagctctttagtgtGAGTCCATTGGTgaatgatggccctgacctcagacggtttctgatggagtggaacaattcggaggaagaatacgtgcaagtgactAAAGCctccttgtccgaagatctgttagagcatgccatcctgagtaagctaaaccccactctcttggagacagtttatcgccattacaatagcacatccgtgtccttgAAAGAGTTAAAGGATGGACTATACGAGCATGCACGCAcgaaggagctagccaaactgttgacggagccaaacaaagaccggcttcctgttaaaccttctaactctgaAGTAAATAGCAATTCAACTATGAAATTGGCTAAGCCCTTTCCTAGACCAACCAGTGGTGCTCTTAAGCCTAAGACACCATCCATACCAACCCacaacccagcaaaacccactcagaagcatGCACCGGAGCCTGCCAGAGCTCCCCCACTAGCAGATAACTCTGTTCGGTTTAAATGTCTTTTCTGTGACCATGACGGTCACTCATCCACAAAATGCCCCTGGTTCCTCGATTCAAATAGCCAATTGATGCTGCTGAACCAATTAGGCCGTTGCACTAAATGTCTTTCGACGCAACATGTTGCCCGTGATTGCACTGCCCATGCATCAAGCAAAAACTGCAAACGTggtcacaaattgcctctctgccaTAACATCTTGACtgtgggtcaccaacctgatggcCTAAAAGcagacccaccttctgttcaacttaaccATATAGCCTCGAGTGAGAGTGAACAAACCAACCAGGtgaacgaaataaaccctgctgttctacccgCCTTCAATGGCGATCTAGTTAATGGAAAACTTGAACACTTCACTCGAGTTTTCCTGGATTGCAGTACCCAACGCACGTTCGTGTTCCGCCTCAACTTGTTcaacatggacaaaccacctcaaTGTCCAGACTTGgtacagttcaatttgaaaattggtcgctgCAAGCAAAAGGTCGTTGCCATCATCAACCCGAACATGGGcaagaacataaggacgcctggatatacccatgcagttcgcactctagaggctagtggtttACGTCTCacagacaggcagccagatgacaatgcgACTGGCATAGAGATTATCCTCGGAGCCAATTATCTTCCCCGACTCCTCAAGCGCACTTGCAatatcaagggtgtcaacttgctCAGTACACTAAGTGGATAcgtggtttggggagagctgccagattggtcacggaAAGGGAAAGAACCCCTGGAGGTcgatagtctgtcgctcacactaaaccgcatcagcgtaacagaccctgtgggagtgGAGCCCCtcgtcgagaatctttggaaactcgatgctgtgggaaTCAGCAAtaaacccttcagccatcttgaggcacagcccgttgatctcttcaagcgtactacacggtacgcaaacggGAGATACActgtgcaactacccttcaagagtgatagcagactggaaattaattttggtaaggcttttgcccagctgatgtccgtTAAATatctaaggaccctcagttattcatcaaataCCAGGCCATTCTTGAtgagtacataa